From Xylocopa sonorina isolate GNS202 chromosome 2, iyXylSono1_principal, whole genome shotgun sequence, a single genomic window includes:
- the Pig-b gene encoding phosphatidylinositol glycan anchor biosynthesis class B — MFLQKKTKVLFSLVLWRLISVFVVQTAHAPDEYWQSLEVAHRLAFGYGYLSWEWTAKIRNYIYPFLISVMYQILALISLDRVTILTTLPRILQAIFSAYGEYKFYNWSKNKWMLYSLCINWYWYYCATRTLVNTIETVCTMIALSIFPWRDGNVRTIKYLWIVGFLCMIRPTAAIIWLPLCLYHLCTSLQNKLILIYKYSMICGICCLSSILLDSYYYGTFVISPWEFFRVNVLYKIGDLYGTQHLLWYMFCGLPILLGYYYIVLLLCIWQILKHPSRFHHQAVMLITIAWTLSIYSLLSHKEFRFLLPLLPMCIYICTSCTLPLNVKHVKTARKIIVGLLIVTNVLPVLYFSLIHQRGSLDVMNILHKEIVNSDNTSSILFLTPCHATPLYSHLHVNVPTRILTCEPNFTNDTNYVDEADVFFSNPMQWLDRNYDINESVTIPKYVVLFDNIVQKVSRFLKHYQPMSQIFYTHFPQSNYGKYIYVYKRK; from the coding sequence ATGTTTTTGCAAAAGAAAACTAAGGTACTTTTTTCTTTAGTACTATGGAGGTTAATTTCCGTCTTCGTAGTTCAAACTGCCCACGCACCAGATGAATATTGGCAATCGTTAGAAGTTGCTCATCGTTTAGCATTTGGATATGGATATCTCTCATGGGAGTGGACTGCGAAAATTCGTAATTATATTTATCCATTTTTGATATCCGTTATGTATCAAATATTGGCATTGATATCTTTAGATCGTGTAACAATCTTAACAACATTGCCTCGAATCCTTCAAGCAATTTTCAGTGCTTATGGAGAATACAAATTCTACAATTGGAGCAAGAACAAATGGATGCTGTACAGTTTATGTATAAATTGGTATTGGTATTATTGTGCCACACGTACATTAGTAAATACTATAGAAACAGTATGTACCATGATAGCTCTATCGATATTTCCATGGCGTGATGGCAACGTTAGAACCATAAAATACTTATGGATTGTAGGATTCCTATGTATGATTAGACCTACTGCTGCTATTATATGGCTGCCTTTGTGTCTTTATCATTTATGTAcaagtttgcagaataagttgatattaatatataaatatagtatGATATGTGGCATTTGTTGCTTAAGTTCTATATTATTAGATAGTTATTATTATGGTACGTTTGTCATTTCTCCTTGGGAATTTTTCCGggtaaatgtattatataaaattGGAGATTTGTATGGAACACAACATTTGTTGTGGTATATGTTTTGCGGATTACCAATACTTTTAGGGTATTATTATATTGTATTGTTATTATGCATTTGGCAAATATTGAAACATCCATCCCGTTTTCATCATCAAGCTGTTATGTTAATTACTATAGCTTGGACACTTAGTATTTACTCTTTGTTGTCTCATAAAGAATTCAGATTTCTGTTGCCCCTTTTACCAATGTGTATATACATATGCACTTCTTGCACATTACCTTTAAATGTGAAACATGTTAAAACGGCAAGAAAGATTATTGTAGGACTATTAATAGTAACCAATGTGTTACCTGTACTGTACTTTAGTCTAATACACCAACGCGGATCGTTAGATGTAATGAATATTCTTCATAAGGAAATCGTAAACAGCGATAATACGAGTAGCATATTATTTTTAACTCCTTGCCATGCTACTCCTCTTTACAGCCACTTGCATGTAAATGTACCTACTAGAATATTGACTTGTGAGCCAAATTTCACTAACGATACAAATTATGTCGACGAAGCAGACGTATTTTTCTCAAATCCGATGCAATGGCTTGATCGAAATTATGATATTAACGAAAGCGTTACGATTCCTAAATATGTAGTATTGTTTGACAATATTGTACAAAAAGTCAGTCGATTTTTAAAACATTATCAACCAATGTCGCAAATTTTTTATACACATTTCCCACAATCAAATTACGGAAAGTATATTTATGTGTATAAACGCAAGTGA
- the LOC143432786 gene encoding E3 SUMO-protein ligase ZBED1, whose amino-acid sequence MDSKSITLPNSGKSSATDDSKSEMQMVLAKMMEEKHTYTYKKLVVPMSMRSIYWKFFGFPATDDGDILTKVKIVCILCKTQIAYNRNTSNLRMHLQNKHAQELSELESTNPPRRQVLSQETKERRAQKKLLKTGLTSAQHIYTTNADGTVQIDGDIQFVTDPNISLSNIEDDITIGQPLRVMIKSGSNIGNNSQNVAFLMPEDNSISQSCIDGKTVSDAIAEFIIIDLQLPEVVEGRGFQRLVATLRSPCEIPSKNKLEEEIIPKIYDTFRESVATTLSCITSDVGLTIEEWRSNSDERFVTVSMYYQNSGEPVLECKVLSTIHAPSDWEECQWGNAIDCLLLDWDLKIERITAVVVATSRTELLAALSSRGLTLVPCLLHTLQVCAQACFETPEVAVILAKCRAAIGAIISHPAASAALSMQEQLLELEENTMLMDYPPVWTSTYNMLEQMVLRRNIVTSILESMEGVDQEVVDLTHDQWKVVEDLVNVLEPFKVTIMTLSEEKMPLISLLKPLLWQLVSSHLKIKEIDSEKAKAFKESLSDMLCDKYADYNVTLLLQIATTLDPRFKQLPYATEEDKNSVATDIKEMLTKLIQEESGDSTSIKVEEEPPNKKNRVSGMELLLGGLCSMKSGMPAEEKADLELVQYHSESTAPLDYCPLQWWAKISAKCPNLGKLACKYNCVPACCAPPSRIPAEVQVLYDTRRAALPSHLVDKLLFLHGNHTV is encoded by the exons ATGGATAGTAAATCGATAACATTGCCTAACAGCGGAAAATCATCCGCGACAGATGATTCGAAAAGCGAGATGCAAATGGTACTCGCAAAAATGATGGAAGAGAAACATACTTATACTTATAAGAAGTTAGTAGTACCCATGTCGATGAGGAGTATTTATTGGAAATTTTTCGGATTTCCAGCTACAGATGACGGAGATATCCTCACTAAAGTAAAGATAGTTTGCATATTGTGCAAAACTCAAATTGCCTACAATCGTAATACCAGTAATTTACGTATGCATTTACAAAATAAACACGCTCAAGAGCTATCGGAATTAGAATCCACTAATCCTCCACGTAGACAGGTACTGTCTCAGGAAACGAAGGAAAGGAGAGCAcagaaaaaattattaaagacaGGTTTAACTTCTGCCCAACATATTTATACCACTAATGCAGATGGTACTGTTCAAATAGACGGGGATATTCAATTTGTGACGGATCCGAATATAAGTTTGTCCAACATTGAGGATGATATTACAATTGGTCAACCACTGAGAGTTATGATTAAAAGTGGTTCTAACATTGGAAATAATAGCCAAAATGTAGCTTTTCTGATGCCAGAGGATAATTCTATTAGTCAGTCGTGCATTGACGGAAAGACTGTGTCAGATGCTATAGCTGAATTTATTATTATAGATTTGCAACTACCAGAGGTAGTGGAAGGACGAGGCTTTCAAAGATTAGTTGCAACCTTACGTTCGCCATGTGAAATTCCTAGTAAAAATAAATTAGAGGAAGAAATAATACCAAAGATTTATGATACTTTTCGTGAATCTGTAGCTACAACTTTGTCTTGTATTACCAGTGATGTCGGTTTGACTATTGAAGAGTGGAGATCAAACTCAGATGAACGATTCGTTACTGTATCTATGTATTACCAAAATTCTGGTGAACCAGTGTTAGAGTGTAAAGTTTTAAGTACGATACATGCACCTTCAGATTGGGAGGAGTGCCAATGGGGTAACGCGATAGATTGTTTATTACTTGATTGGGATCTGAAAATAGAAAGGATAACCGCAGTAGTAGTAGCTACGTCCAGGACAGAGTTATTAGCTGCTTTATCAAGTCGAGGATTAACATTAGTTCCTTGTTTACTTCataccttgcaagtatgtgCTCAAGCATGTTTTGAAACTCCTGAAGTTGCTGTTATATTAGCAAAATGTAGGGCAGCTATTGGGGCTATTATAAGTCATCCAGCTGCATCTGCAGCACTGTCTATGCAGGAACAATTGCTAGAA CTAGAAGAAAACACTATGTTAATGGACTATCCACCTGTATGGACATCAACGTATAACATGCTTGAACAAATGGTTCTACGTCGTAATATTGTAACATCAATTTTGGAGAGCATGGAAGGTGTCGATCAAGAAGTAGTCGATTTAACACATGATCAGTGGAAGGTTGTAGAGGATCTTGTAAATGTGCTTGAGCCATTTAAAGTTACTATTATGACACTTAGCGAGGAGAAAATGCCATTAATATCTTTATTGAAACCATTACTTTGGCAACTTGTATCATCTCATcttaaaataaaagaaattgaTAGCGAAAAAGCAAAGGCTTTCAAAGAATCTTTATCCGATATGCTTTGCGATAAATATGCAGATTATAATGTTACTTTATTACTTCAAATTGCGACTACTCTAGATCCAAG GTTTAAACAGTTACCATATGCTACAGAAGAAGATAAAAACTCTGTAGCAACTGACATCAAAGAAATGTTGACAAAACTGATACAAGAGGAATCTGGTGATAGTACAAGTATCAAAGTTGAGGAAGAACCTCCAAATAAAAAAAATCGCGTATCAG GTATGGAACTCTTACTTGGAGGTTTGTGTTCAATGAAAAGTGGAATGCCCGCCGAAGAAAAGGCCGATCTTGAACTTGTACAGTATCATTCCGAGTCCACTGCGCCACTTGATTATTGCCCTCTTCAATGGTGGGCtaaaatttctgcaaaatgTCCAAATTTGGGCAAACTGGCTTGTAAATATAATTGTGTACCTGCATGTTGCGCGCCACCCTCTAGAATCCCAGCGGAAGTGCAAGTTTTATACGATACAAGACGAGCAGCTTTACCTTCTCATTTGGTAGACAAATTACTTTTCCTTCATGGTAATCATACCGTATGA
- the LOC143433230 gene encoding transmembrane protein 138 isoform X1, which yields MSTLNAKKYLVTITVQYLIIVFDIIVNSFASFSRQNPINLLILYVAQDVCLIVTMTILLVNFFSTYIFQVGLIQLLYTKFRVTLILCIVYMILSISLHTWDIKMQWSSPLKRCWTRDFHALYSLHRGGHLSESQIQDFMKVPHGFKVNSHSQRLQLSIIVKNGTNNVRL from the exons atgaGTACATTAAACGCTAAAAAATATTTAGTTACTATAACTGTACAatatttaattatagtcttcgaTATTATTGTTAATTCTTTTGCTAGTTTCTCTCGGCAAAATCCAATTAATTTGTTGATTCTCTACGT GGCTCAAGATGTTTGTCTTATTGTGACCATGACCATTCTTCTAGTTAACTTCTTTTCCACTTACATTTTTCAG GTAGGATTAATACAATTGTTGTATACAAAATTTCGTGTAACATTAATATTGTGCATTGTATATATGATATTAAGTATCAGTTTGCATACATGGGATATCAAAATGCAATGGTCATCGCCTCTTAAACGTTGTTGGACTAGAGATTTTCATGCTCTTTATTCCTTACATAGAGgag GGCATCTCTCAGAATCGCAGATCCAAGATTTTATGAAAGTTCCACATGGATTCAAAGTCAATTCTCATAGTCAACGTTTACAACTAAGTATCATAGTAAAAAATGGAACGAACAACGTTCGTTTGTAA
- the LOC143433230 gene encoding transmembrane protein 138 isoform X3, with protein sequence MSTLNAKKYLVTITVQYLIIVFDIIVNSFASFSRQNPINLLILYVAQDVCLIVTMTILLVNFFSTYIFQVGLIQLLYTKFRVTLILCIVYMILSISLHTWDIKMQWSSPLKRCWTRDFHALYSLHRGALYYYFYKRASLRIADPRFYESSTWIQSQFS encoded by the exons atgaGTACATTAAACGCTAAAAAATATTTAGTTACTATAACTGTACAatatttaattatagtcttcgaTATTATTGTTAATTCTTTTGCTAGTTTCTCTCGGCAAAATCCAATTAATTTGTTGATTCTCTACGT GGCTCAAGATGTTTGTCTTATTGTGACCATGACCATTCTTCTAGTTAACTTCTTTTCCACTTACATTTTTCAG GTAGGATTAATACAATTGTTGTATACAAAATTTCGTGTAACATTAATATTGTGCATTGTATATATGATATTAAGTATCAGTTTGCATACATGGGATATCAAAATGCAATGGTCATCGCCTCTTAAACGTTGTTGGACTAGAGATTTTCATGCTCTTTATTCCTTACATAGAGgag ctttatattattatttttacaaaAGGGCATCTCTCAGAATCGCAGATCCAAGATTTTATGAAAGTTCCACATGGATTCAAAGTCAATTCTCATAG
- the LOC143433230 gene encoding transmembrane protein 138 isoform X2, which translates to MSTLNAKKYLVTITVQYLIIVFDIIVNSFASFSRQNPINLLILYVAQDVCLIVTMTILLVNFFSTYIFQVGLIQLLYTKFRVTLILCIVYMILSISLHTWDIKMQWSSPLKRCWTRDFHALYSLHRGVAALYYYFYKRASLRIADPRFYESSTWIQSQFS; encoded by the exons atgaGTACATTAAACGCTAAAAAATATTTAGTTACTATAACTGTACAatatttaattatagtcttcgaTATTATTGTTAATTCTTTTGCTAGTTTCTCTCGGCAAAATCCAATTAATTTGTTGATTCTCTACGT GGCTCAAGATGTTTGTCTTATTGTGACCATGACCATTCTTCTAGTTAACTTCTTTTCCACTTACATTTTTCAG GTAGGATTAATACAATTGTTGTATACAAAATTTCGTGTAACATTAATATTGTGCATTGTATATATGATATTAAGTATCAGTTTGCATACATGGGATATCAAAATGCAATGGTCATCGCCTCTTAAACGTTGTTGGACTAGAGATTTTCATGCTCTTTATTCCTTACATAGAGgag TTGCAgctttatattattatttttacaaaAGGGCATCTCTCAGAATCGCAGATCCAAGATTTTATGAAAGTTCCACATGGATTCAAAGTCAATTCTCATAG